The proteins below come from a single Micromonospora citrea genomic window:
- a CDS encoding carbohydrate ABC transporter permease, with protein MADVIEVGAARGDAPPPAAGAARRGAPSGRSGRLTPYLFLAPYLVLFGLFGLLPILLGLWLSVHQWDFQLPNRPFVGLDNYRELFSSDSAVHGDWWQSVRATAIFTVFAVPLLVVVPLGLALLLNRSFPGRTFFRAVYFAPYVLGVAVIGLLWRFLLDANLGLVNRLAGAVGLPADTPWVTDVPWAWVSLVGVTVWWTSGFNAVIYLAGLQDIPQELYEAARVDGASAWERFRHVTLPGLRPVLLFVITTTVLASANVFGQSFLITQGAPGTETRTVVWFIVDEGLRDNDAGRAAAMSIVFALMLAVVSIANFRLFRYRED; from the coding sequence GTGGCGGACGTGATCGAGGTCGGGGCGGCGCGGGGCGACGCGCCGCCCCCGGCGGCCGGCGCCGCCCGCCGGGGCGCCCCGTCGGGCCGGTCGGGGCGGCTGACGCCGTACCTCTTCCTCGCCCCGTACCTGGTCCTGTTCGGGCTCTTCGGCCTCCTGCCGATCCTGCTCGGCCTCTGGCTCAGCGTGCACCAGTGGGACTTCCAGCTGCCCAACCGACCCTTCGTCGGGCTGGACAACTACCGGGAGCTCTTCTCCAGCGACTCGGCCGTCCACGGCGACTGGTGGCAGAGCGTCCGGGCCACCGCGATCTTCACCGTGTTCGCGGTGCCGCTGCTGGTGGTGGTCCCGCTCGGGCTGGCGCTGCTGCTGAACCGCTCGTTCCCGGGCCGGACCTTCTTCCGGGCGGTCTACTTCGCGCCGTACGTGCTGGGCGTGGCGGTGATCGGCCTGCTCTGGCGGTTCCTGCTCGACGCCAACCTGGGCCTGGTCAACCGGCTCGCCGGGGCGGTCGGGCTGCCGGCCGACACCCCCTGGGTGACGGACGTGCCGTGGGCCTGGGTGTCGCTGGTCGGGGTGACCGTCTGGTGGACCTCCGGCTTCAACGCCGTGATCTACCTGGCCGGGCTCCAGGACATCCCGCAGGAGCTGTACGAGGCGGCGAGGGTCGACGGCGCGAGCGCCTGGGAACGGTTCCGGCACGTGACGCTGCCCGGGCTGCGTCCGGTGCTGCTGTTCGTGATCACCACGACCGTGCTCGCCTCGGCCAACGTGTTCGGGCAGTCGTTCCTGATCACCCAGGGCGCACCGGGCACGGAGACCCGCACGGTGGTCTGGTTCATCGTCGACGAGGGGCTGCGGGACAACGACGCGGGCCGCGCCGCCGCGATGAGCATCGTGTTCGCCCTGATGCTGGCGGTGGTGAGCATCGCCAACTTCCGCCTCTTCCGCTACCGGGAAGACTGA
- a CDS encoding amino acid permease, whose translation MSVLRTKPIGDVLAQGESDGGDGGPGLRRRLRARDLTGFGIGIVIGTGIFTLTGIEARDSAGPGVVISFAIAGLVALLAALCYAELASSVPTAGSAYTYAYATMGEIVAWIIGWDLLLEFALGAAVVARGWSGYLAELVGLPTAWFGEEGSVVNVGAIGIVLLLGVVAIVGVRESARVTNLLVLVKVAICVFIVVAGLFFVKAANLTPFIPPARPADGGEDGVRQPVTQALFGLEPSVFGFVGVLSAAAVVFFAYTGFEAVANLGEEARRPRRDLTLGLLGTLLISTVLYIGVSLVVVGMVPYTEIDRGAPIAAAFNAVGAEWAGILVSIAAVAGLTSVILVDLVAMGRIGFALGRDGLIPPSVAKVHPRWGTPYRISAVMTVAVALLAGFLPLSALADLVSIGALAAFVLVSVAVPILRRKRPDLDRPFRVPFSPVLPIGSALACLYLMLNLSVETWLRFGAWMLLGVLIYVGYGYRNNRLAQGSPAAGSRDPAPV comes from the coding sequence GTGTCTGTGCTGCGTACCAAGCCGATCGGGGACGTGCTGGCCCAGGGCGAGTCCGACGGCGGCGACGGCGGGCCGGGCCTGCGGCGGCGGCTGCGCGCCCGCGACCTCACCGGCTTCGGCATCGGCATCGTGATCGGCACCGGCATCTTCACCCTCACCGGCATCGAGGCCCGCGACAGCGCCGGGCCGGGCGTGGTGATCTCGTTCGCCATCGCCGGCCTGGTCGCCCTGCTGGCCGCCCTCTGTTACGCCGAACTGGCCTCCAGCGTCCCGACCGCCGGCAGCGCCTACACCTACGCGTACGCGACGATGGGCGAGATCGTCGCCTGGATCATCGGCTGGGACCTGCTGCTGGAGTTCGCCCTCGGCGCGGCCGTGGTGGCGCGCGGTTGGTCCGGCTACCTCGCCGAACTCGTCGGCCTGCCCACCGCCTGGTTCGGCGAGGAGGGCAGCGTCGTCAACGTCGGCGCCATCGGCATCGTGCTGCTGCTCGGCGTCGTGGCGATCGTCGGCGTACGCGAGTCCGCCCGGGTCACCAACCTGCTGGTGCTGGTCAAGGTCGCCATCTGCGTCTTCATCGTGGTCGCCGGCCTGTTCTTCGTGAAGGCCGCCAACCTCACCCCGTTCATCCCGCCGGCCCGGCCCGCCGACGGCGGCGAGGACGGCGTCAGGCAGCCCGTCACCCAGGCGCTCTTCGGCCTGGAGCCCTCGGTGTTCGGCTTCGTGGGCGTACTCAGCGCCGCCGCCGTGGTCTTCTTCGCGTACACCGGCTTCGAGGCGGTCGCCAACCTCGGCGAGGAGGCGAGACGACCCCGCCGGGACCTCACCCTCGGTCTGCTCGGCACCCTGCTGATCTCGACCGTGCTGTACATCGGCGTCTCGCTGGTCGTGGTGGGCATGGTGCCGTACACCGAGATCGACCGGGGCGCCCCGATCGCGGCGGCCTTCAACGCGGTCGGCGCCGAGTGGGCCGGCATCCTGGTCTCCATCGCCGCCGTCGCCGGCCTGACCAGCGTGATCCTCGTCGACCTGGTCGCCATGGGCCGGATCGGCTTCGCCCTCGGCCGGGACGGGCTGATCCCGCCGTCGGTCGCCAAGGTGCACCCGCGCTGGGGCACCCCGTACCGGATCTCGGCGGTCATGACGGTGGCGGTCGCGCTGCTCGCGGGCTTCCTGCCCCTCTCCGCCCTGGCGGATCTGGTCAGCATCGGCGCGCTCGCCGCGTTCGTGCTGGTCTCGGTCGCCGTGCCGATCCTGCGGCGCAAGCGCCCCGACCTGGACCGGCCGTTCCGGGTGCCGTTCTCCCCCGTGCTGCCGATCGGGTCGGCGCTGGCCTGCCTCTACCTGATGCTGAACCTGTCGGTGGAGACCTGGCTGCGGTTCGGCGCGTGGATGCTGCTCGGCGTGCTGATCTACGTCGGCTACGGCTACCGGAACAACCGGCTCGCCCAGGGCTCCCCTGCCGCCGGTTCCCGGGATCCGGCTCCCGTCTGA
- a CDS encoding ABC transporter substrate-binding protein, with the protein MTQNEMSRRRLLGLGLGLGAAASLTLAGCGGDDDSSGPTAGNGGKDYTGPKVDLKLWNGFTGGDGDIFKALVTRFNSEHQNIAVTTATYEWVDYYAKLPGAASSGSGPDIAVMHMDQLATFAARGVITELDDVARALELSEGDFAPTVWKGGLYNDKRYGIPLDMHPLGFYYNKAVMAKAGLDPNRPPTTKDDYAAALAELKKSGVQGFWVSPFQFTGGMTFYSLLHQWGGSVFDAEATRATFNSDQAVEACTWLTDMVRQGHSPANVGQDADYLAFKSGRNAFNWNGIWQVNDLKKSPGIQWGVAPLPQIGTQPAAWANSHNFTIVKQRAGDANKVSAAKVFINWLSQHSLDWAKGGQVPARKTVRDSADFKALAEVNALAPELEYAAFPPATPGLGEVMTTFYNSFNEAALGKKSPKQALDDGVAKANKQLEDNRKKYGS; encoded by the coding sequence AGCCGGCGCCGACTGCTCGGCCTCGGCCTCGGGCTCGGCGCCGCCGCCTCGCTGACCCTCGCCGGATGCGGCGGCGACGACGACAGCTCGGGCCCGACGGCCGGCAACGGCGGCAAGGACTACACCGGCCCCAAGGTGGACCTGAAGCTCTGGAACGGGTTCACCGGCGGCGACGGCGACATCTTCAAGGCGCTGGTGACCCGGTTCAACAGCGAGCACCAGAACATCGCCGTCACGACCGCGACGTACGAGTGGGTGGACTACTACGCCAAGCTTCCCGGCGCCGCCTCCAGCGGCAGCGGGCCGGACATCGCGGTCATGCACATGGACCAGCTCGCCACCTTCGCCGCACGCGGCGTCATCACCGAACTCGACGACGTGGCCAGGGCGCTCGAGCTGAGCGAGGGCGACTTCGCCCCCACCGTCTGGAAGGGCGGGCTCTACAACGACAAGCGGTACGGCATCCCGCTGGACATGCACCCGCTCGGCTTCTACTACAACAAGGCGGTCATGGCGAAGGCCGGACTGGACCCGAACAGGCCGCCGACGACGAAGGACGACTACGCCGCCGCGCTGGCCGAGCTGAAGAAGTCCGGCGTGCAGGGCTTCTGGGTCAGCCCGTTCCAGTTCACCGGCGGCATGACCTTCTACTCCCTGCTGCACCAGTGGGGCGGCAGCGTCTTCGACGCCGAGGCCACCAGGGCCACCTTCAACTCCGACCAGGCCGTCGAGGCGTGCACCTGGCTGACCGACATGGTCAGGCAGGGCCACTCCCCGGCCAACGTCGGCCAGGACGCCGACTACCTGGCCTTCAAGAGCGGCAGGAACGCCTTCAACTGGAACGGCATCTGGCAGGTCAACGACCTGAAGAAGAGCCCGGGCATCCAGTGGGGCGTCGCGCCCCTGCCGCAGATCGGCACGCAGCCGGCCGCCTGGGCCAACTCGCACAACTTCACGATCGTCAAGCAGCGGGCCGGCGACGCCAACAAGGTCTCGGCGGCGAAGGTCTTCATCAACTGGCTCAGCCAGCACTCCCTCGACTGGGCCAAGGGCGGCCAGGTCCCGGCCCGCAAGACCGTCCGGGACAGCGCCGACTTCAAGGCGCTGGCCGAGGTCAACGCGCTCGCCCCCGAGCTGGAGTACGCGGCCTTCCCGCCGGCCACCCCCGGCCTCGGCGAGGTCATGACGACCTTCTACAACTCGTTCAACGAGGCCGCGCTGGGCAAGAAGTCGCCGAAGCAGGCGCTGGACGACGGGGTCGCCAAGGCCAACAAGCAGCTGGAGGACAACCGCAAGAAGTACGGGAGCTGA
- a CDS encoding carbohydrate ABC transporter permease encodes MTTSTPTSTPAPAPSRTGAPAARRAPGTALRRAALYAALVALALVFLTPLVWMVVTSLKTYTGAQRIPPTWLPSPVSGYGYEQILNNSANPVLRWFLNSMLAATLHALLVLATASMAAYALARMRFRGRRVLFALIVGTLFVPPTSLIIPNFLIVDELNWVDTLAVVVVPGAASAFGVFFLRQFFLSLPRELEEAAVLDGAGQWQIFWKVVLPLSKPALATLAVLSFLTNWNDFLWPIFVLFSPEMLTLPPGLGLLQGAYNTDYPVIMAGAVLASVPVLILFVLAQRHIIQGVSRSGLKG; translated from the coding sequence ATGACGACGTCCACGCCCACGTCCACGCCCGCCCCCGCGCCGAGCCGGACCGGCGCCCCGGCGGCCCGCCGCGCCCCCGGGACCGCGCTGCGCCGCGCCGCGCTCTACGCCGCCCTGGTGGCCCTCGCCCTGGTCTTCCTGACGCCGCTGGTGTGGATGGTCGTCACCTCGCTGAAGACCTACACCGGGGCCCAGCGGATCCCGCCGACCTGGCTGCCGAGCCCCGTCTCCGGGTACGGCTACGAACAGATCCTGAACAACTCCGCCAACCCCGTGCTGCGCTGGTTCCTCAACAGCATGCTGGCCGCCACGCTGCACGCGCTGCTGGTGCTGGCGACCGCCTCGATGGCCGCGTACGCCCTGGCCAGGATGCGGTTCCGCGGCCGCAGGGTGCTCTTCGCGCTGATCGTCGGGACGCTGTTCGTCCCGCCGACCTCGCTGATCATCCCGAACTTCCTGATCGTCGACGAGCTGAACTGGGTCGACACCCTGGCCGTGGTGGTCGTCCCCGGGGCGGCGAGCGCGTTCGGGGTGTTCTTCCTGCGGCAGTTCTTCCTCAGCCTGCCCCGCGAGCTGGAGGAGGCCGCGGTGCTCGACGGGGCCGGCCAGTGGCAGATCTTCTGGAAGGTGGTGCTGCCGCTGTCGAAGCCGGCGCTCGCCACCCTCGCCGTGCTGTCGTTCCTGACCAACTGGAACGACTTCCTCTGGCCGATCTTCGTGCTGTTCAGCCCGGAGATGCTCACCCTGCCGCCGGGGCTGGGCCTGCTCCAGGGCGCCTACAACACGGACTATCCGGTGATCATGGCGGGTGCGGTGCTGGCCAGCGTGCCGGTGCTGATCCTCTTCGTGCTCGCCCAGCGGCACATCATCCAGGGCGTCTCCCGCAGCGGCCTCAAGGGATGA
- a CDS encoding glycoside hydrolase family 10 protein, with translation MKATRLGAAGLAAALLGALVAATPAGAAPDAATTASTTTCVTDPATPKRQFRAMWISSVVNIDWPTKASQTAPDRIATQKAEYRELLDLAERLNHNAVVVQVRPTADAFWPSPHEPWSEYLTGVRGENPGWDPLAFLVAEAHERNLEFHAWFNPYRVSMPAPGGAGADISKLAPNHPAREHPEWTFAYPPAGVAGSRLYYNPGIPEVREFVQTAMMDAVKRYDVDGVHFDDYFYPYPSGTHQVPDDATFAAHNRGFTDKADWRRDNINLLIQEMNAKIKAAKPWVKFGVSPFGIWRNQSADPLGSDTTGSQSYDIISADTRKWVKEEWIDYIVPQLYWYIGQYPAADYARLVPWWADVVKGTRVQLYIGQADYKSGEPVYGSFWMNPRELTNHLTLNRQYPEVLGNVHFSAVQVRANRLGATDIYAAEHYSRPALVPTMTHLPKKPLLMPVVTKAARQEDGVRLNWLQPADGVSPLGTAASYAIYRFDGVGLADRCDFADAAHLVDTVRADGDLRTQSWVDTTAEAGKRYTYYVTALDRLANESPASPPAFVR, from the coding sequence ATGAAGGCAACTCGGCTCGGAGCCGCCGGGCTGGCCGCCGCACTGCTCGGCGCACTCGTCGCCGCCACCCCCGCGGGCGCGGCGCCCGACGCGGCGACCACCGCCTCCACCACCACCTGCGTCACCGACCCGGCCACGCCGAAGCGGCAGTTCCGGGCCATGTGGATCTCCTCGGTCGTCAACATCGACTGGCCGACCAAGGCGTCCCAGACCGCACCCGACCGCATCGCCACCCAGAAGGCCGAATACCGCGAACTGCTCGACCTCGCCGAGCGGCTCAACCACAACGCCGTGGTCGTCCAGGTCCGGCCGACCGCCGACGCGTTCTGGCCCTCGCCGCACGAGCCGTGGTCGGAGTACCTGACCGGGGTCCGTGGCGAGAACCCGGGCTGGGACCCGCTGGCCTTCCTGGTCGCCGAGGCGCACGAGCGGAACCTGGAGTTCCACGCCTGGTTCAACCCGTACCGCGTCTCCATGCCCGCCCCGGGCGGCGCCGGCGCCGACATCAGCAAGCTCGCGCCCAACCACCCGGCGCGCGAGCACCCCGAGTGGACCTTCGCCTACCCGCCGGCCGGGGTCGCCGGCAGCCGGCTCTACTACAACCCCGGCATCCCGGAGGTCCGCGAGTTCGTCCAGACCGCGATGATGGACGCGGTCAAGCGGTACGACGTCGACGGCGTGCACTTCGACGACTACTTCTACCCCTACCCGAGCGGCACCCACCAGGTGCCCGACGACGCCACCTTCGCGGCGCACAACCGGGGCTTCACCGACAAGGCCGACTGGCGGCGGGACAACATCAACCTGCTGATCCAGGAGATGAACGCCAAGATCAAGGCCGCGAAGCCGTGGGTGAAGTTCGGCGTCAGCCCGTTCGGCATCTGGCGTAACCAGTCGGCCGACCCGCTGGGCTCGGACACCACCGGCAGCCAGTCGTACGACATCATCTCCGCCGACACCCGCAAGTGGGTCAAGGAGGAGTGGATCGACTACATCGTGCCGCAGCTCTACTGGTACATCGGCCAGTACCCGGCCGCCGACTACGCCCGGCTGGTGCCGTGGTGGGCGGACGTGGTCAAGGGCACCCGGGTGCAGCTCTACATCGGGCAGGCCGACTACAAGAGCGGCGAACCGGTCTACGGCTCGTTCTGGATGAACCCGCGGGAGCTGACCAACCACCTGACGCTGAACCGGCAGTACCCGGAGGTGCTGGGCAACGTCCACTTCTCGGCGGTGCAGGTCCGGGCCAACCGGCTCGGCGCGACCGACATCTACGCCGCGGAGCACTACTCGCGGCCGGCGCTGGTCCCGACCATGACGCACCTGCCGAAGAAGCCGCTGCTCATGCCCGTGGTCACCAAGGCCGCGCGGCAGGAGGACGGGGTCCGGCTGAACTGGCTCCAGCCGGCCGACGGCGTGAGCCCGCTCGGCACCGCCGCGTCGTACGCGATCTACCGCTTCGACGGGGTGGGCCTGGCGGACCGGTGCGACTTCGCCGACGCGGCACACCTGGTCGACACGG